A region of Myxococcus stipitatus DSM 14675 DNA encodes the following proteins:
- a CDS encoding aldehyde dehydrogenase family protein: MIDARSLTPRLPALRLLIDGQGVEPLEGGTLPVVNPATGEKVCDVPSAAAVDVDRAVKSARRAFESGPWSRMSARERGKLIRKLADLLWERREEFALVESLNNGKTFRDAVRGDVAPGAGTLAYFADWADKIHGEVLPVNGPFHTYVLKEPVGVAGLIVPWNYPTCILCWKLGPALAAGCTVVVKPSEMTPLTAMKLGELALEAGFPPGVINVVTGYGDPAGESLARHPDVDKISFTGSGRTARRLMQASASSNLKKLTLELGGKSPQVIFSDADLERAVEACFWGIFGNKGETCNAGSRVLVQDGIYDDFVGRLVVRARQLRVGDPLDPSTEMGAQVSQKQLDTILGYVESGRQQGAHLLAGGERDTENLKAKGFFMRPTVFGEVKPDMKIAQEEIFGPVLSCLRFKDDAHALELANGTLYGLAASLWTHDVAKAHALARKVKSGVVWINCFNEFDDAAPFGGYKESGWGRDLSHHALEGYLQCKAVWTRLPTDV; the protein is encoded by the coding sequence ATGATAGATGCTCGTTCGCTCACCCCGCGCCTTCCCGCTTTGCGCTTGCTCATCGACGGGCAAGGCGTGGAGCCGCTCGAGGGTGGCACGTTGCCCGTGGTGAATCCGGCGACGGGGGAGAAGGTGTGCGACGTGCCCAGCGCCGCCGCGGTGGACGTGGACCGCGCGGTGAAGTCGGCCCGGCGCGCGTTCGAGTCCGGGCCGTGGAGCCGCATGTCCGCGCGCGAGCGAGGCAAGCTCATCCGCAAGCTGGCGGACCTGTTGTGGGAACGGCGCGAGGAGTTCGCCCTCGTCGAGTCGCTCAACAACGGCAAGACCTTCCGCGACGCCGTCCGAGGCGATGTCGCTCCAGGCGCGGGAACCCTCGCGTACTTCGCGGACTGGGCGGACAAGATTCATGGCGAGGTGCTCCCCGTCAACGGGCCCTTCCACACCTACGTGCTCAAGGAGCCGGTGGGCGTCGCGGGCCTCATCGTCCCGTGGAACTACCCCACCTGCATCCTGTGCTGGAAGCTGGGCCCGGCGCTCGCGGCCGGGTGCACGGTGGTGGTGAAGCCGTCGGAGATGACGCCGCTCACGGCGATGAAGCTGGGCGAGCTCGCGCTGGAGGCGGGCTTTCCTCCCGGCGTCATCAACGTCGTCACCGGTTACGGAGACCCCGCGGGGGAGTCGCTCGCGCGGCATCCCGACGTGGACAAGATCTCCTTCACGGGCTCTGGCCGCACCGCGCGCCGGCTGATGCAGGCCTCGGCGAGCAGCAACCTGAAGAAGCTGACGCTGGAGCTGGGAGGCAAGAGCCCCCAGGTCATCTTCTCCGACGCGGACCTGGAGCGCGCCGTGGAGGCGTGCTTCTGGGGCATCTTCGGCAACAAGGGCGAGACGTGCAACGCGGGCAGCCGCGTGCTCGTGCAGGACGGCATCTACGATGACTTCGTGGGCCGGCTGGTGGTGCGGGCGCGGCAGTTGCGCGTGGGAGACCCGCTGGACCCGTCCACCGAGATGGGCGCGCAGGTGAGCCAGAAGCAGCTCGACACCATCCTGGGCTACGTCGAGAGCGGCCGTCAGCAGGGCGCCCACCTCCTGGCGGGCGGCGAGCGCGACACGGAGAACCTCAAGGCCAAGGGCTTCTTCATGCGGCCCACCGTGTTCGGCGAGGTGAAGCCCGACATGAAGATTGCCCAGGAGGAGATCTTCGGCCCGGTGCTGAGCTGTCTGCGCTTCAAGGACGACGCCCACGCGCTGGAGCTGGCCAATGGCACGCTCTATGGACTGGCCGCCTCGCTGTGGACGCACGACGTGGCCAAGGCGCATGCGCTGGCTCGCAAGGTGAAGAGCGGCGTGGTGTGGATCAACTGCTTCAACGAGTTCGACGATGCCGCGCCGTTCGGCGGCTACAAGGAGTCCGGCTGGGGCCGTGATTTGTCGCACCACGCGCTGGAGGGCTACCTCCAGTGCAAGGCGGTGTGGACCCGGCTGCCGACCGACGTCTGA
- a CDS encoding glutamine amidotransferase produces the protein MARQGRNDVQTRQHAAVKNVLLLKAGEAAEHVRLTVGDYEQWFLTTIGLKGYRFDILPVHRNAPLPRDARAYDAVMMTGSPLSVTKVEPWMEHVSDFMVDVAEKGTPVLGVCFGHQLLARAYGGAVARNPLGRETGTVEVRLTEAGRRDALFDGVPEVFPAQATHEDIVTQVPGDARVLAGNDNTAAQALAFRANVRGVQFHPEAAPEALRAVIHARREGLEREAVARGGTPGEHVPRLLAGLAPTPAGRQILMNFLERFT, from the coding sequence GTGGCACGACAGGGTAGGAATGACGTCCAGACGCGGCAACATGCGGCGGTGAAGAACGTCCTGTTGCTGAAAGCCGGTGAGGCCGCGGAGCACGTCCGTCTCACGGTGGGCGACTACGAGCAGTGGTTTCTGACCACCATCGGACTGAAGGGCTATCGCTTCGACATCCTCCCGGTGCATCGCAACGCGCCGCTGCCACGCGATGCGCGCGCGTATGACGCGGTGATGATGACGGGCTCACCCCTCTCGGTGACGAAGGTGGAGCCGTGGATGGAGCACGTCTCCGACTTCATGGTGGACGTCGCCGAGAAAGGCACGCCCGTGTTGGGGGTGTGCTTCGGCCATCAACTGCTCGCACGCGCCTATGGTGGAGCGGTGGCGCGCAATCCGCTGGGCCGAGAGACGGGCACGGTGGAGGTGCGGCTCACCGAGGCGGGCCGCCGCGATGCCTTGTTCGACGGCGTGCCGGAGGTCTTCCCCGCGCAGGCCACGCATGAGGACATCGTCACGCAGGTGCCTGGGGATGCACGGGTGCTCGCGGGCAATGACAACACCGCCGCGCAGGCCCTGGCGTTTCGAGCGAACGTGCGAGGTGTGCAGTTCCACCCGGAGGCGGCGCCGGAGGCCCTGCGCGCCGTCATCCACGCGAGGCGGGAGGGCCTGGAGCGGGAGGCCGTGGCCCGAGGGGGTACCCCCGGAGAGCACGTCCCGAGACTGCTCGCCGGGCTTGCACCTACTCCCGCTGGGCGCCAAATCCTGATGAACTTCCTGGAGCGATTCACCTGA